In Apium graveolens cultivar Ventura chromosome 10, ASM990537v1, whole genome shotgun sequence, the following are encoded in one genomic region:
- the LOC141691798 gene encoding uncharacterized protein LOC141691798, which translates to MVQKRCFLLRLGSHSHRAINFDEEANEEGLRTNMELIDEVRDQAVQKMERYKEKTMEHFSKKSRVKNFQVEDLVLRDTEALDPTNIGKLMPKWEGPYKVKEVLRSGIYKLLNMDGSEVPNTWHGLRLRKFYQ; encoded by the coding sequence ATGGTACAGAAGCGATGCTTCCTATTGAGGTTGGGGTCTCATTCTCACAGAGCGATAAACTTTGATGAAGAAGCCAACGAAGAAGGGCTCAGAACAAATATGGAGTTAATCGATGAGGTCCGGGACCAAGCTGTACAAAAAATGGAAAGATACAAGGAGAAGACCATGGAGCATTTCAGTAAGAAGTCcagagtcaaaaacttccaagttgaAGACCTGGTTCTTCGAGACACGGAAGCATTAGATCCTACAAATATTGGAAAgctaatgcccaaatgggaaggaccatacaaggtcaaagaAGTCCTGAGATCAGGAATCTACAAACTCCTGAACATGGATGGCTCAGAAGTCCCCAATACATGGCATGGACTCAGACTAAGGAAGTTCTACCAATAG